The nucleotide window TAAATAACACTTTTTCTATCTTTTCGGGTTCCAAAGTATATGTTAATGAAAATGCGACATTAATTTTGGGTTCAGGTTATATCAATAGCAACCTTAACCTGAGTTGTTTTGAAAAAATTGAAATAGGGGAAAACGTAGCTATCTCTGAAAACGTTTGTATTAGAGACTCAGACAATCATGAAATTTCAACTCCTTTATATAAAAAAACCCAAGCAATTAAAATTGGAAATCATGTATGGATCGGAATGAATGTAACCATTTTAAAAGGTGTTACAATTGGGGATGGTGCTGTTATTGCTGCAGGGGCTGTAGTAACAAGGAGCATTTCTGCCAATTGCCTTGCTGCTGGTGTGCCTGCAAAGGTTATAAAGGAAAATGTATTATGGAAATAGAAATTATTTTTTAATATGACAAACAGAATTAAATTCAAAAGGAAAATTTCTACAGTAAAAATTTATATTACCGCATAAATTTATCAATGACAAACTCTGCTCTTTACATTGTTTCTGCTTCCTACCCATTTGGAAAGGGAGAAGAATTCGTACAAAAAGAATTGGTGGAGCTTAGCAAATATTTTGATAAAATTTATTTATTTCCCCTTACTTGCCTAGGGAAGCAGCGCTGGTTACCAGATAATGTAGAATTAAATTTATCCTTGGCAAACACATCACGGCTAATAGAGAAAAAACAGTTTCTGCTTGATTTTTTTCTGCTTGCAAAAATCCTTTTACTGGAGTTAATGAATTCAGGTAAAAAGAGTTTTATACTCTCCAACATTCGTGAATTGTTTAATTCTATACTTCAAACACATAATTTGGCTAAAGTGTTTAGTACTCAAATTAAGGAAAAAAAGAATATTTATTTTTATTCTACATGGATGAACGATGGAGCATTAATGTTAGCTATTCTTAAAGAGAAGGGACTAATTCCTCATTTTGTTTTTCGCCTTCATGGATATGATTTATTTGATGATAGAAGAAAAGGAAATTATATGCCTTTTAGGTACTTCAATTTTAAAAATGCAAGTAAAATTTTCATATTATCCAAAGCAGGATTAGAATACATAATGGCTAAAAATATTTTTCCGCAAAAATTAATATTAAGTTATTTTGGCACCTACGATCATGGAATAAATGCATACAACAAAAATGAAATATTTACTATTGTTTCTTGTTCTAATGTTATTAGGTTAAAAAGGATTGACAAAATTATTCAAACATTATCTCATGTAGATTTTCCTCTGCACTGGATACATTTTGGGGACGGAGAGTTAATGCATGAAATAAAAAATCTTGCATTAACTTTACCTTCGCATGTCGCCTTCGAATTCAAAGGGCATACCAGCAATGAGGAAGTTTTGGAATTTTACCAAAAAAACTCCGTTAACTTGTTTATGCACCTAAGTGATACAGAGGGATTTGGTGTTGCAATTGTTGAGGCGCAAAGTTTTGGAATTCCTGCATTGGCTGTTAAAACAGGTGGAGTACCGGAAATTGTTAATGAAACAACAGGAATTTTAATTTTATTGGATAAAAAGCCTGAACAAATTGCTGATCTTGTATATGAATTTAAGACAAGCGCTATGAATTCAAAAGAGTATCAAAAGTTAGTCAAACAACATTGGCAGTTAAATTTTGAAGCGGTAAAGAATTATGGATATTTTTATGAAAAAATTGTTGAAAACTAGATTTTTAATAGAAATAACAAGCAATAAGTCATAAAGGTCCCAAAAAAATAGTTTATAAAACAAATACTAGTTCAGTAATTTCTATGCGCGTTTTGTTATTGACTTTGTATTATCCACCATTAAATAATATTGCTTCTTTAAGATTACAAGCATTTGAGGAGTTTCTTGTAAAAGAGGGTATTCAGGTAGATGTGATAACCCGACATTATAATCAGGAACAATTAAATAATACTAGTTTATTAATTGCAAACGAATCTGCTGAATCCTTTAAGCAATCTTATTTGAAGAAAGACAATATCATCTACACTAACTTTGATAAAGTAAGTTTTCCGTTAAAAATTTCACAAATCCTGCCTCCATTTATCAAAGGAATATTCAATTATTTAATGAAGGATGTGTATCATTACGGTTGGCTTAAGTATGTAAACGAAGCTTTTGAAAAAGAGTTGAAATCAAATAAGTATGATTTCATTATTGCATCTTATGGTCCTCCCATAAGTTTAGTGGCAGCAAAAAAAATGTCGGAAAAATATAATATTCCCTGGATAGCTGATTTTAGGGATATTTTTATTGATGAAAGAGATAAATCTTATCATTTATTTTGTAAAAAAATAGTGCAGAACCAGCTTTTGAAGAATGCTTCAGGTTTTCTTTTTTCAAGTAAAGGAATGGAAGATTATTTTTTTAAGCACGCCCGTCCTCCTTTGAAAGAAAAACCTTTTAGTTTGGTTTATAATGGAGTTAATTCTACGCATGTTGCAATGATTGCAAGTAAAGATAATGCAATTGTAAAACAGTTCCAGGCATTAAAACAAAGCTACAATAAAGTATTGTTACATACAGGAAGCCTTTATATTGGACAAGATGTTGATTTTTTTATAAAGGCTTTAAATAAATTCAATGAGGATAATAAGGAACAAATTGCACTTGTTTTTATTGGATTAGCTGACAAAAGCTACGTAAAAACACATGATAATGAAAAGATTTTTATTTTGGATAAAGTACAACATTCCACTTCATTGTATTTACAAAAATTAGCTGACGCCTTAGTATTACCAGTATGGAATGGGCGATA belongs to Bacteroidota bacterium and includes:
- a CDS encoding acyltransferase, producing MKLNLIDSFFIKIFRKSVGSINMYKNSSCSFHKEGKIIVKNGTFHFNRSWVKKDPFPSLLAVRKDATIIVNNTFSIFSGSKVYVNENATLILGSGYINSNLNLSCFEKIEIGENVAISENVCIRDSDNHEISTPLYKKTQAIKIGNHVWIGMNVTILKGVTIGDGAVIAAGAVVTRSISANCLAAGVPAKVIKENVLWK
- a CDS encoding glycosyltransferase gives rise to the protein MTNSALYIVSASYPFGKGEEFVQKELVELSKYFDKIYLFPLTCLGKQRWLPDNVELNLSLANTSRLIEKKQFLLDFFLLAKILLLELMNSGKKSFILSNIRELFNSILQTHNLAKVFSTQIKEKKNIYFYSTWMNDGALMLAILKEKGLIPHFVFRLHGYDLFDDRRKGNYMPFRYFNFKNASKIFILSKAGLEYIMAKNIFPQKLILSYFGTYDHGINAYNKNEIFTIVSCSNVIRLKRIDKIIQTLSHVDFPLHWIHFGDGELMHEIKNLALTLPSHVAFEFKGHTSNEEVLEFYQKNSVNLFMHLSDTEGFGVAIVEAQSFGIPALAVKTGGVPEIVNETTGILILLDKKPEQIADLVYEFKTSAMNSKEYQKLVKQHWQLNFEAVKNYGYFYEKIVEN
- a CDS encoding glycosyltransferase; the encoded protein is MRVLLLTLYYPPLNNIASLRLQAFEEFLVKEGIQVDVITRHYNQEQLNNTSLLIANESAESFKQSYLKKDNIIYTNFDKVSFPLKISQILPPFIKGIFNYLMKDVYHYGWLKYVNEAFEKELKSNKYDFIIASYGPPISLVAAKKMSEKYNIPWIADFRDIFIDERDKSYHLFCKKIVQNQLLKNASGFLFSSKGMEDYFFKHARPPLKEKPFSLVYNGVNSTHVAMIASKDNAIVKQFQALKQSYNKVLLHTGSLYIGQDVDFFIKALNKFNEDNKEQIALVFIGLADKSYVKTHDNEKIFILDKVQHSTSLYLQKLADALVLPVWNGRYTGLSGKTFEYLHSGNTVLCGPNPQEDLLFFVLQSSNAEVLKDYASFKLAMENLKDQTTIKRVELNILQRSYWVHKLANFLKELKLKSSDSGREKLKIG